One window of the Prochlorococcus marinus XMU1411 genome contains the following:
- a CDS encoding PCC domain-containing protein yields MQPHSLKLSPESDLINSIKEYSLSNSLYGYVSGVVGNLRKVCIQCPGNQEINEFEGNLEIVSLNGHFNKGDVHLHLSFADEGCNVFGGHLEEGCIVKKGTDILLLSFEQKIINISNHDLIANESRVKAYILKDCPWSKRAIRLLNSLSIPHEVTLIDNDESFQKIMTQSSHNTFPQIFLDNKFFGGYDELSEQAKLDNLISFK; encoded by the coding sequence ATGCAGCCTCATAGCCTAAAGCTATCTCCAGAATCTGATTTGATAAATTCAATTAAAGAATATTCTTTATCGAATAGTTTATACGGGTATGTTTCTGGAGTGGTTGGTAATCTTAGAAAAGTTTGTATTCAATGCCCAGGAAATCAAGAGATAAATGAATTTGAAGGAAATCTAGAGATAGTTTCTTTAAACGGACATTTTAATAAGGGAGATGTTCATTTACATTTGAGTTTTGCGGATGAGGGATGCAATGTCTTCGGCGGGCATCTTGAGGAGGGATGTATTGTAAAAAAAGGTACTGATATATTATTACTTTCTTTTGAACAGAAAATTATTAATATCTCAAATCATGATTTAATCGCAAATGAATCACGTGTAAAAGCATATATTTTAAAGGATTGTCCTTGGTCTAAAAGAGCAATTAGGTTGCTTAATTCTTTATCTATCCCTCATGAAGTTACTTTAATAGACAATGATGAGAGCTTTCAAAAAATAATGACTCAAAGTAGCCATAATACTTTCCCTCAAATATTTTTGGATAATAAATTTTTTGGAGGATATGATGAACTTTCAGAACAAGCAAAATTGGATAACTTAATTTCATTTAAGTAA
- a CDS encoding SDR family oxidoreductase, translating into MKIAITGASGKTGYRISEEAVKKGFKVRQIIRKKSKVSEGLKNLETIRISLENKQELDKALKDIDALVIATGARASLDLTGPAKVDALGVYRQLESCKRVGIKRVVLISSLCTGKLFHPLNLFGLILIWKKIGENFLRNSNFEWTIIRPGGLKENEEIKSENINYSKEDTQINGSIPRRLVAQCCIESLKNKESINKLIEVTSSNDNKKISFKKAMQMI; encoded by the coding sequence ATGAAAATAGCAATTACTGGTGCTTCTGGTAAGACGGGTTATAGAATTTCTGAAGAGGCAGTTAAGAAAGGATTTAAAGTAAGGCAAATTATTAGAAAGAAGTCAAAAGTTTCAGAAGGACTAAAGAATCTAGAAACAATTAGAATTTCATTAGAAAATAAACAAGAGCTTGATAAAGCATTAAAAGATATTGATGCATTGGTAATTGCCACTGGTGCGAGAGCATCATTAGATTTAACCGGCCCTGCAAAGGTTGATGCATTAGGCGTATACAGGCAATTGGAGAGTTGTAAAAGAGTTGGTATTAAGAGAGTTGTTTTAATAAGTTCTCTGTGTACTGGTAAATTATTTCACCCATTAAACTTATTTGGTTTAATTCTTATATGGAAGAAAATAGGTGAAAACTTTCTTAGAAACTCAAATTTCGAATGGACTATTATTAGACCTGGAGGACTAAAGGAAAATGAAGAAATTAAATCAGAAAATATAAATTATTCAAAAGAGGATACTCAAATTAATGGCTCAATCCCAAGAAGATTAGTGGCACAATGTTGTATAGAGTCTTTAAAAAACAAAGAATCTATAAATAAATTAATAGAAGTAACAAGTTCGAATGATAATAAAAAGATATCTTTTAAAAAAGCTATGCAAATGATTTAA
- a CDS encoding ABC transporter ATP-binding protein: MKNDALLIDDLHHKYDKREYSNWILNKINLKIENGELLGLLGPSGCGKTTLLRLIAGFEYPSKGRISLNNKEISSRKKILSPEKRNIGMVFQDYALFPHLTVLENAMFGLKNKKDRSRVDYLLNVVGLDSLIGRYPHELSGGQKQRLAIARALAPGTNFILLDEPFCSLDMHVKLKLRSELPNILRGCNASGLMVTHDPEEAMSICDKVAVMNEGEIHQIDTPINLLNNPKTTFVSSFILGNNIINLKKTEKSFMSCLGEINSSGLLNNTHIKRMSISPKFISIKKSESGNANVISKEFFGEFFIYKVSINDNILRVRTNINNLLNNGDKCSLSINKNSYYFLYPGAHKVYI, from the coding sequence GTGAAAAATGATGCGTTGCTAATTGATGATCTGCATCATAAATATGATAAGCGAGAATATTCAAATTGGATATTAAATAAAATTAACCTGAAAATTGAAAATGGGGAATTATTAGGTTTGCTTGGTCCTTCTGGTTGTGGAAAAACTACACTTTTGAGATTAATCGCAGGGTTCGAATATCCCTCAAAAGGAAGGATTTCTCTAAATAATAAAGAAATTTCAAGTAGAAAAAAAATTCTCAGCCCTGAAAAAAGAAATATTGGTATGGTTTTTCAAGATTACGCACTTTTCCCTCACTTGACCGTTTTAGAAAATGCGATGTTTGGTTTGAAAAACAAAAAAGATAGATCTAGAGTTGACTATTTGTTAAATGTTGTTGGTCTTGATAGTTTGATTGGAAGATACCCACATGAATTGTCTGGAGGACAAAAACAAAGACTCGCAATAGCGAGGGCTCTTGCTCCTGGAACTAATTTTATTTTATTAGATGAACCCTTTTGTAGTCTTGATATGCATGTCAAACTTAAATTGAGAAGTGAACTGCCGAATATTTTAAGAGGTTGCAACGCAAGCGGATTGATGGTTACTCATGATCCTGAAGAAGCCATGTCAATTTGCGATAAAGTTGCCGTAATGAATGAAGGTGAAATTCATCAAATAGATACACCAATTAACCTTCTAAATAATCCAAAGACTACATTTGTTAGTAGCTTTATTTTAGGAAATAACATTATAAATCTAAAAAAAACTGAAAAATCATTTATGTCTTGCTTAGGGGAAATAAATAGTTCAGGGTTATTAAACAATACTCATATCAAAAGAATGTCAATTTCACCTAAATTTATTTCAATTAAAAAATCAGAATCTGGGAATGCGAATGTAATATCTAAAGAATTTTTTGGTGAATTTTTTATCTATAAAGTATCTATTAATGATAACATTTTGAGGGTAAGAACTAATATTAATAATCTCCTAAATAACGGTGATAAATGTTCTCTTTCTATAAATAAAAATAGTTATTATTTTTTATATCCTGGTGCACATAAGGTATATATATAA
- the nth gene encoding endonuclease III produces MRKAERAEIISKELKKLYPSPPIPLNHTNAYTLLVAVVLSAQSTDKKVNELTKSLFKVADNPEKMLKLGINGIYEYIKFLGLSNQKSKNIYNLSKLLIEKHKSIVPNTFEKLESLPGVGHKTASVVMSQVFKIPSFPVDTHIHRLSQRWGLSNGDSVVQTEKDLKKLFPINEWNTLHLQIIFYGREYCTARGCDGTKCYLCRTLYPKRKKKFICKKP; encoded by the coding sequence ATGAGAAAGGCTGAAAGAGCAGAAATAATTAGCAAAGAACTTAAAAAGCTATATCCATCGCCCCCAATTCCTCTTAATCATACAAATGCATATACACTACTAGTCGCAGTAGTATTAAGTGCTCAATCAACAGATAAGAAAGTTAATGAATTAACAAAAAGCTTATTTAAGGTAGCTGATAATCCTGAAAAGATGTTAAAGCTTGGAATTAATGGCATTTATGAATACATAAAATTTTTAGGCCTTTCGAATCAAAAATCAAAGAACATTTATAACCTTTCTAAACTTTTGATTGAGAAGCACAAAAGTATAGTCCCAAATACCTTTGAAAAGCTTGAATCGCTTCCAGGGGTAGGTCATAAAACAGCATCAGTTGTAATGTCACAGGTGTTTAAAATCCCCTCATTCCCAGTTGATACTCACATTCATAGATTGTCTCAAAGATGGGGTCTATCAAATGGAGATAGCGTAGTTCAAACAGAAAAAGACCTAAAAAAACTATTCCCTATTAATGAATGGAATACTTTACATTTACAAATAATTTTTTATGGAAGAGAATACTGTACCGCTAGAGGCTGTGATGGAACAAAATGTTATTTATGTCGTACACTTTATCCCAAAAGAAAAAAGAAATTTATATGTAAAAAGCCTTAA
- the pgsA gene encoding CDP-diacylglycerol--glycerol-3-phosphate 3-phosphatidyltransferase gives MLLRKNLKNLALNIPNLLSISRLFLVFPLIIFLEINRPFYVFILIIIGGLTDYFDGLIARKFNLKTRLGAILDPLSDKVFYLIPLTFLCKNNFIPFWSLSLILFRELIISSLRNSTKDGLPASILGKYKTFFFFISVITFFTPLKISLLNNLALIFYWLGFILTFVTLLGYLRIKKNII, from the coding sequence TTGTTATTAAGAAAAAATCTTAAAAATTTGGCATTGAATATTCCCAATTTATTATCGATATCTCGCCTTTTCCTTGTATTTCCATTAATAATTTTTTTAGAAATTAACAGACCTTTTTATGTCTTTATATTGATTATTATTGGAGGTTTAACTGATTATTTTGACGGGTTAATTGCAAGGAAATTCAATCTTAAAACCAGATTAGGAGCTATCCTTGACCCCCTAAGCGATAAAGTATTCTATTTAATTCCTTTGACCTTCCTTTGTAAGAATAATTTTATACCCTTCTGGTCTTTGTCATTAATTTTATTTAGAGAATTAATTATCTCTAGTCTAAGGAACTCTACAAAAGACGGTTTACCAGCATCAATTTTAGGAAAATATAAAACATTTTTCTTTTTTATTTCAGTAATAACCTTCTTTACACCATTAAAAATTAGCTTATTGAATAATTTGGCTTTAATTTTTTATTGGTTAGGATTCATACTGACTTTTGTGACTTTATTAGGCTATTTAAGAATTAAAAAGAATATTATCTAA
- a CDS encoding NAD-dependent epimerase/dehydratase family protein, whose translation MKILVMGGTRFVGKSLVGKLLSKNYDIDIFTRGNKANPEKTNLIKGDRNNSEDIVKLRNEKYDVVFDVSGRELEQTKLLIENLDNSFHRYIYVSSAGVYKDNFEIPLSEVDPIDPESRHKGKFEAENWLKNQKIPFTSFRPTYIYGPGNYNKIENWFFERLFTKKSIPIPGDGSLITQLGHVSDLTDVMIRCINFENSKNNIYNCSGEKGITIKGLIYLCAKVLGLNQNEISLRTFDYQKLDPKSRKGFPIRLNHYQTDISKIKRDLEWAPTFDLFNGLKDSFVNDFNNKKSEEFDENLDNILFNS comes from the coding sequence ATGAAAATTCTTGTAATGGGTGGCACTAGATTTGTTGGCAAGTCTTTGGTTGGAAAGTTATTAAGTAAAAATTATGATATTGATATTTTTACGAGAGGTAATAAAGCTAATCCTGAAAAAACAAATTTAATTAAGGGTGATAGAAATAATTCAGAAGATATCGTCAAGCTAAGAAATGAAAAGTATGATGTTGTTTTTGATGTTTCTGGACGAGAGTTAGAACAAACCAAACTTCTTATAGAAAATTTAGATAACTCTTTTCACAGATATATATATGTCAGCTCTGCAGGTGTTTATAAAGATAATTTTGAAATACCATTATCCGAAGTTGATCCAATTGATCCAGAAAGTAGGCACAAAGGAAAGTTTGAGGCAGAAAATTGGTTAAAAAACCAAAAAATTCCTTTTACAAGTTTTAGACCTACTTATATTTATGGACCAGGAAATTATAATAAAATTGAAAATTGGTTTTTTGAAAGGTTATTTACTAAAAAATCTATACCAATCCCTGGTGACGGTTCTTTAATTACTCAGCTAGGCCATGTTTCTGATTTAACTGATGTAATGATTAGGTGCATAAATTTTGAAAATTCCAAAAATAATATTTACAACTGTTCAGGTGAAAAAGGAATAACAATCAAGGGTTTAATTTATTTATGTGCGAAGGTTCTTGGATTAAACCAAAATGAGATTTCTTTAAGAACATTTGATTATCAAAAATTAGATCCTAAGTCTCGAAAGGGATTTCCAATTAGATTAAATCATTATCAGACTGATATCTCTAAGATAAAACGTGATTTAGAGTGGGCGCCAACTTTTGATTTATTTAATGGTCTAAAAGATAGTTTTGTGAATGATTTTAATAATAAAAAGAGTGAGGAGTTTGATGAAAATTTAGATAATATTCTTTTTAATTCTTAA